In Deinococcus sonorensis KR-87, a single window of DNA contains:
- a CDS encoding MFS transporter, giving the protein MTDRAAVPSTPEPAASPWPVFLTASVAVFLISVDATVLYAAFPALSQAFPAAPASALSWILNAYTVVYAVLLVPAGRLADLYGRKRMFLIGLTLFLLASLGCGLSGDLWVLTGFRVLQAVGAATLLPASLAVVLGAFAIERRAIAVSLWGAISALGAATGPSLGSWLIDLGGWPWAFYLNVPLGMLSVWGAGRLLRSTPPEGAGLGARLDVIGILLLMAGVGATALGLVQSESLGWGSATVVGALLGGVLSLLLFVWWARRTDAPAIDLTLFDNATYRFVNLATLSFGMAFSMMFFSYFLFMSGLWHRTLTEAGVAILPGPLLVMPTSVVAGRVASRLGHRPLLVGGSLVFAAGALWSVLVPGLTPAYLTDWLPGLLLTGIGTGMVLPSLSAAAVSRLNPARFGVGSAINQAVRQIGTVLGVAVTVALLGHRSPHLTDFRTVFGWEVALCLITAALCLSVDTRPRQAHT; this is encoded by the coding sequence GTGACCGACCGGGCGGCCGTCCCGAGCACGCCGGAACCGGCGGCCTCCCCCTGGCCGGTGTTTCTGACCGCCAGCGTCGCGGTGTTCCTGATCTCGGTGGATGCCACGGTGCTGTACGCGGCGTTCCCGGCGCTCTCCCAGGCCTTTCCAGCCGCGCCGGCGAGCGCCCTCTCGTGGATTCTCAACGCCTATACCGTCGTGTACGCCGTGCTGCTGGTGCCGGCCGGACGCCTGGCCGACCTGTACGGTCGCAAGCGGATGTTCCTGATCGGCCTGACGCTGTTTCTGCTGGCCTCCCTCGGCTGCGGACTGTCGGGCGACCTATGGGTGCTGACCGGCTTCCGGGTGCTGCAGGCGGTCGGCGCGGCCACGCTGCTGCCGGCGTCCCTGGCGGTGGTCCTGGGCGCCTTTGCGATCGAGCGCCGCGCCATCGCGGTGAGTCTCTGGGGCGCCATCAGTGCCCTGGGCGCAGCCACCGGCCCGAGCCTCGGCTCGTGGCTGATCGACCTGGGCGGCTGGCCGTGGGCGTTCTACCTCAATGTGCCGCTGGGGATGCTGTCGGTCTGGGGGGCCGGCCGTCTGCTCCGCTCGACCCCCCCGGAAGGCGCCGGTCTGGGAGCGCGGCTGGACGTGATCGGCATTCTGCTGCTGATGGCCGGTGTAGGCGCCACCGCCCTGGGGCTGGTCCAGTCCGAGTCGTTGGGCTGGGGCTCAGCCACCGTGGTGGGCGCCTTGCTGGGGGGCGTCTTGTCCCTGCTGCTGTTCGTCTGGTGGGCCCGGCGCACCGACGCCCCGGCCATCGACCTGACGCTCTTTGACAACGCCACCTACCGCTTCGTCAATCTGGCGACCCTGAGTTTCGGCATGGCCTTCTCGATGATGTTCTTCTCCTACTTTCTGTTCATGTCCGGCCTGTGGCACCGGACGCTCACCGAGGCGGGGGTGGCGATCCTGCCGGGGCCACTGCTGGTGATGCCCACCTCGGTGGTGGCCGGCCGCGTCGCGTCCCGTCTGGGCCACCGGCCCCTCCTGGTCGGCGGCAGCCTGGTCTTCGCCGCTGGCGCCCTCTGGAGCGTGCTGGTGCCGGGCCTCACCCCGGCGTACCTCACCGACTGGCTGCCCGGCCTGCTGCTGACCGGCATCGGCACCGGCATGGTGCTGCCCTCGCTGTCTGCCGCGGCCGTCTCGCGCCTGAACCCGGCCCGCTTCGGGGTGGGCAGCGCCATCAACCAGGCGGTCCGGCAGATCGGCACCGTGCTCGGTGTGGCCGTCACCGTGGCCCTGCTCGGGCACCGCTCACCACACCTGACCGACTTCAGGACCGTGTTCGGGTGGGAAGTGGCCCTGTGCCTCATCACGGCCGCGCTGTGCCTGTCGGTGGATACCCGGCCACGGCAGGCCCACACGTGA
- a CDS encoding SDR family oxidoreductase: MHIQDSVALVTGANRGLGLAFTQALLAAGARKVYAAVRDPATAQLPGVEAIRLDVTSAKDIAAAAAACTDLTLLINNAGILDGQGRQLLEPGSEDAAQREFQTNVLGPLRLTRAFAPVLARNGGGAVLNVLSVLSWLNAPSAATYSVSKAAAWSLTNGLRHELQGQGTQVTGLHVAYIDTDMARTVPGHKTAPEEVARLALLGLEAGEAEVLADTLSRQVRAGLSAEPGVYL, from the coding sequence ATGCACATCCAGGATTCCGTCGCCCTCGTCACCGGAGCGAACCGCGGCCTCGGCCTCGCCTTCACCCAGGCCCTGCTGGCCGCCGGAGCACGCAAGGTCTACGCGGCCGTCCGTGATCCGGCCACCGCGCAGCTGCCGGGGGTGGAGGCCATTCGCCTGGACGTCACCTCCGCCAAGGACATCGCGGCTGCCGCGGCGGCCTGCACGGACCTGACGCTGCTCATCAACAACGCGGGCATCCTCGACGGGCAGGGACGGCAGCTGCTCGAACCGGGCAGCGAGGACGCGGCGCAGCGCGAATTCCAGACCAACGTGCTGGGGCCGTTGCGGCTGACCCGGGCCTTCGCTCCGGTCCTGGCCCGCAATGGCGGCGGGGCCGTCCTGAACGTGCTCTCGGTGCTGAGCTGGCTGAACGCGCCGTCGGCGGCCACCTACAGCGTCTCGAAGGCCGCCGCCTGGTCGCTGACCAACGGCCTTCGCCATGAACTGCAGGGCCAGGGCACGCAGGTCACCGGACTGCACGTGGCCTACATCGACACCGACATGGCCCGCACGGTGCCGGGCCACAAAACGGCGCCGGAAGAGGTGGCGCGCCTGGCGCTGCTGGGGCTGGAGGCCGGGGAAGCGGAGGTGCTGGCCGACACCCTGAGCCGCCAGGTGCGTGCGGGACTGTCGGCCGAGCCGGGGGTGTACCTGTGA
- a CDS encoding TetR/AcrR family transcriptional regulator codes for MREQLLETGLDTLHRQGFNGTSVQDITEAAGVPKGSFYNHFESKEALGVAVVRRYVQDRSRHMTILADHEVPPLKRVRRYFAAMAQQAADTGDIRGCLIGNFATELSGQSPVIRQELTHALQGWTDALVPVLVEAQQAQHLSADVSAQELAHLLIDSWEGAVLRCKVEQSGRPLERFLTHTLKRLLV; via the coding sequence GTGCGTGAACAGCTGCTGGAGACCGGCCTGGACACGCTCCACCGCCAGGGCTTCAACGGAACGTCGGTCCAGGACATCACCGAGGCGGCCGGCGTCCCGAAGGGCTCGTTCTACAACCACTTCGAAAGCAAGGAGGCCCTGGGGGTCGCCGTGGTGCGGCGCTACGTTCAGGATCGCAGCCGGCACATGACCATCCTTGCCGATCACGAGGTGCCTCCACTCAAGCGAGTGCGGAGGTATTTCGCGGCCATGGCGCAGCAGGCCGCGGACACAGGAGACATCCGGGGCTGCCTGATCGGGAATTTCGCCACCGAACTGTCCGGCCAGAGCCCCGTCATCCGGCAGGAACTCACGCACGCGCTCCAAGGCTGGACGGACGCGCTGGTTCCGGTCCTCGTGGAGGCGCAGCAGGCCCAGCACCTCTCCGCCGACGTCTCCGCGCAGGAGCTGGCACACCTGCTGATCGACAGCTGGGAAGGCGCGGTGCTGCGCTGCAAGGTCGAGCAGAGCGGTCGGCCGCTCGAACGCTTTTTGACACACACCCTCAAGCGCCTGCTGGTGTAA
- a CDS encoding CorA family divalent cation transporter — MDEQILRDAASRQQLAVLVKLRHRVSELRRLLSVHRRVYQGLAAPGFRVFEGDEPEALLQRLFERYEHTLEAVGSVRELLLGSFDLYMTSTSQRTNDTMRVLTVVTVTLGIVAAVAGVLGVNFQGVDVFRLGNRGFHDMLITIGLLVGVVLLIGRWLKWL; from the coding sequence ATGGACGAGCAGATCCTGCGCGACGCCGCCAGCCGGCAGCAGCTGGCGGTGCTGGTCAAACTGCGGCACCGGGTCAGCGAGTTGCGGCGGTTGCTCAGCGTGCACCGCCGGGTGTACCAGGGCCTGGCCGCGCCGGGCTTCCGGGTATTCGAGGGGGACGAACCGGAGGCGCTGCTGCAGCGGCTGTTCGAGCGCTATGAGCACACCCTGGAGGCGGTGGGGAGCGTCCGGGAGCTGCTGCTGGGGTCGTTCGACCTGTACATGACCAGCACCAGTCAGCGCACCAACGACACCATGCGGGTGCTGACGGTGGTGACCGTGACGCTCGGCATCGTAGCGGCGGTGGCGGGCGTGCTGGGCGTAAATTTTCAGGGCGTGGACGTGTTCAGATTGGGCAACCGGGGCTTCCACGACATGCTGATCACCATCGGCCTGCTGGTCGGCGTGGTGCTGCTGATCGGCCGCTGGCTGAAGTGGCTGTAA
- a CDS encoding CorA family divalent cation transporter: MAVQQGMTLHALYFDADRHDREIPWAQSRLPTPGERQLLWIDVEGEVQPAVAEVVERLNLGPAIQAFLETPAPQPALDHRDNHVLVNLEALEREPHRFGSTSLRIVAGQNVVITVHAAPVTFLHDFAGQLQRDSRLGELDAAAFLAVLLHRHLETYHQALGALEANH, translated from the coding sequence ATGGCGGTACAACAGGGCATGACGCTCCATGCCCTGTACTTCGACGCTGACCGTCACGACCGCGAGATTCCCTGGGCCCAGTCGCGCCTGCCGACTCCAGGCGAGCGTCAGCTGCTGTGGATTGACGTGGAGGGGGAGGTGCAGCCGGCCGTGGCAGAAGTGGTGGAGCGGCTGAACCTCGGGCCTGCCATCCAGGCGTTCCTGGAGACGCCCGCGCCGCAGCCCGCGCTGGACCACCGTGACAACCATGTGCTGGTGAACCTGGAGGCCCTGGAGCGCGAGCCGCACCGGTTCGGCAGCACCTCGCTGCGGATCGTGGCCGGCCAGAACGTCGTGATCACGGTGCATGCCGCGCCGGTGACGTTCCTGCACGATTTCGCCGGGCAGCTGCAGCGCGACAGCCGCCTCGGAGAACTGGACGCCGCCGCGTTTCTGGCGGTGCTGCTGCATCGCCACCTGGAGACGTACCATCAGGCGCTCGGGGCGCTGGAAGCCAATCATTGA
- a CDS encoding MarR family winged helix-turn-helix transcriptional regulator, with translation MTPAPLDDPTVLTTRVLEAHFQAREAFTRALDPVLRRTFDLDLRDYMILRWIERQDLTPGNLAQLLHVPGYATSRLLDPFIKRGLVQRLVDDTDARRYRLHLTDAGRAALRAIDTEMAVLLGRFLQDLGPERTGLLLDQLHAMAQLEALLPAEPVPT, from the coding sequence ATGACGCCGGCCCCGCTGGACGACCCGACCGTGCTCACCACCCGCGTGCTCGAAGCGCACTTCCAGGCGCGCGAGGCGTTCACCCGCGCCCTCGACCCGGTGTTGCGCCGCACCTTCGACCTCGACCTGCGTGATTACATGATCCTGCGCTGGATCGAACGTCAGGACCTCACGCCCGGAAACCTGGCGCAGCTGCTGCACGTGCCCGGCTACGCCACCAGCCGGCTGCTCGACCCCTTCATCAAACGCGGCCTGGTCCAGCGTCTGGTGGACGACACCGACGCGCGCCGCTACCGGCTGCACCTCACGGACGCGGGGCGCGCAGCCCTGCGGGCCATCGATACCGAGATGGCCGTCCTGCTCGGCCGTTTTCTCCAGGACCTCGGACCGGAGCGCACCGGGCTGCTGCTCGACCAGCTCCACGCCATGGCGCAACTGGAAGCCCTGCTGCCGGCTGAACCGGTCCCCACGTAA
- a CDS encoding MDR family MFS transporter, whose product MTHATPALEQPDYTPRQRTIAFVTVLLAVLLASMNQTIVSTAGPAIQKALNIENSLYSWITTAYLLASTTFVPIYGKLSDLVGRKVIMMFGVVVFVLGSIVCGLASGVGMLILGRAVQGLGGAALLGLMYAVIADLYPVEQRSRYTALIGAVFSLSTVLGSILGGYVTDHFGWHNVFFISVPLGVITVGTMLFMPALRQHRERAPLDLLGAALLIVFSVTLLLALSLGKTTVAPGESGFVWGSWQILSLLAAAVVSLVSFITVELRAADPIIDIRLFRNRTFAVANVVTFLVGIVFFAATVFLPLFMVNVIGLSATNAGLTTFPLTIGLVISSIIAGQAFARFGKLKPVIFVGGLFLMLGFVLMGYTLRLDSTQFELTWKMIVVGLGLGPVLPMLTLAIQSNVGPREIGAATGTNSFLRSLGSTIGVAFLGTLFASTLKTEIQDTVDTAKQTLPAPMRAQFDLQNTSGSKTSSSTQNFDAAKVKRDAIQKLDETRARYVAALRDHNPQAIQALLNDPKTDPQLRDVLKQGGFEAAIRAGFDKQRDLLTRAVLKADPAAIQAVVSNPQTPQALKSVVQGGVKAQVKASVAQQRDLLTRALLWNDPAAVRELLANPQTPAEFRTVLRSGGIEAQVKAQFAQQRALLTRALLNNDQTAVRDILANPQLPAALKGVFQHGGVRAQVTAGFDGQRTLLTAAILNNDPAAIQKVLGNAQTPAALKALFQNGGLAAKVDAGLAQQRDLLTRALRDNDPQAVQALLAAPTTPAALRQVLAAGGIRAAVKRGVDAQKAAIAAAVQAGDVTPLLSRPSLPQPLRDALAHLPAEALATPEARAATLAALTARLDAAEPAAADAAVNAALKDAQGRLDAARPQALNAARHTALTQVLAGLNATEQQTLQTAPRQALDKILAGLDAQEPAVLASAPQQALHAALVKVDVAEQTALNTAPQQALKTILANLDAKEQQALATTPRASLAKIVNGIDDAKTKVVPVIDKIGTGIKQAFTDAVELLYRVGLMVAALSLVISLFLKEARPRTVTREQVKEDELRSIEV is encoded by the coding sequence ATGACCCACGCCACGCCCGCGCTGGAACAGCCGGACTACACTCCCCGCCAGCGCACCATCGCGTTCGTGACGGTGCTGCTGGCGGTGCTGCTGGCCAGCATGAACCAGACCATCGTCTCGACCGCCGGCCCCGCCATCCAGAAGGCGCTGAACATCGAGAACAGCCTCTACTCCTGGATCACCACCGCGTACCTCCTCGCCAGCACCACCTTCGTGCCGATCTACGGCAAGCTCAGTGACCTGGTCGGCCGCAAGGTGATCATGATGTTCGGTGTGGTCGTCTTCGTCCTCGGCTCCATCGTGTGCGGCCTGGCGAGCGGGGTTGGCATGCTGATCCTCGGGCGCGCGGTGCAGGGCCTCGGCGGCGCCGCGCTGCTGGGCCTGATGTACGCCGTGATCGCCGACCTGTACCCGGTGGAGCAGCGCAGCCGCTACACCGCGCTGATCGGCGCGGTGTTCAGCCTCTCGACCGTGCTCGGCAGCATCCTCGGCGGGTACGTCACCGACCACTTCGGCTGGCACAACGTGTTCTTCATCAGCGTGCCGCTCGGCGTGATCACCGTCGGCACCATGCTCTTCATGCCCGCCCTGCGGCAGCACCGCGAGCGCGCGCCTCTGGACCTGCTCGGCGCCGCGCTGCTGATCGTCTTCAGCGTCACCCTGCTGCTCGCCCTCTCGCTGGGCAAGACCACCGTCGCCCCCGGCGAGAGCGGCTTCGTGTGGGGCTCGTGGCAGATCCTCTCGCTGCTCGCCGCCGCCGTGGTGTCGCTGGTGTCGTTCATCACGGTGGAGCTCCGCGCGGCCGACCCGATCATCGACATCCGGCTGTTCAGGAACCGGACCTTCGCCGTCGCGAACGTCGTCACCTTCCTGGTCGGCATCGTGTTCTTCGCCGCCACGGTGTTCCTGCCGCTGTTTATGGTGAACGTGATCGGCCTGTCGGCCACCAACGCGGGCCTGACCACCTTTCCGTTGACCATCGGGCTGGTGATCAGCAGCATCATCGCGGGGCAGGCGTTCGCCCGCTTCGGGAAACTCAAGCCGGTGATCTTCGTGGGTGGCCTGTTCCTGATGCTCGGCTTCGTGCTGATGGGCTACACCCTGCGGCTGGACAGCACCCAGTTCGAACTCACCTGGAAGATGATCGTGGTGGGCCTCGGCCTCGGGCCGGTCCTGCCGATGCTGACGCTGGCCATCCAGAGCAACGTCGGCCCCCGCGAGATCGGCGCCGCCACCGGCACCAACAGCTTCCTGCGGTCGCTCGGCAGCACCATCGGCGTGGCCTTCCTCGGCACCCTCTTCGCCTCCACCCTCAAAACCGAGATTCAGGACACCGTTGACACGGCAAAGCAGACGCTGCCGGCACCGATGCGCGCTCAGTTCGACCTGCAGAACACGTCCGGCAGCAAGACCAGCAGCAGCACCCAGAACTTTGACGCCGCGAAAGTCAAGCGCGACGCCATCCAGAAACTGGACGAGACGCGCGCCCGCTACGTCGCCGCGCTGCGCGACCACAACCCGCAGGCGATCCAGGCGCTGCTGAACGACCCCAAGACCGACCCGCAGCTGCGCGACGTCCTGAAGCAGGGTGGCTTCGAAGCGGCCATCCGGGCGGGCTTCGACAAGCAGCGAGACCTGCTCACCCGCGCGGTCCTGAAGGCGGATCCGGCGGCGATTCAAGCGGTCGTCTCGAACCCCCAGACGCCCCAGGCGCTCAAGTCGGTGGTGCAGGGCGGCGTGAAGGCGCAGGTCAAAGCGAGCGTCGCGCAGCAGCGGGACCTGCTCACCCGCGCCCTGCTCTGGAACGACCCCGCGGCCGTCCGGGAGCTGTTGGCCAACCCCCAGACGCCCGCGGAGTTCCGCACGGTGCTGCGCAGCGGCGGCATCGAGGCCCAGGTGAAAGCCCAGTTCGCCCAGCAGCGCGCATTGCTCACCCGCGCCCTGCTGAACAACGACCAGACGGCGGTCCGGGACATCCTGGCCAACCCCCAGCTGCCCGCGGCGCTGAAGGGCGTCTTCCAGCACGGCGGCGTCCGCGCACAGGTGACGGCGGGCTTCGACGGGCAACGGACGCTGCTGACCGCCGCCATCCTCAACAACGACCCCGCGGCCATCCAGAAGGTCCTGGGCAATGCGCAGACCCCGGCGGCCCTGAAGGCCCTCTTCCAGAACGGCGGCCTGGCGGCGAAGGTGGACGCGGGCCTCGCCCAGCAGCGTGACCTGCTGACCCGCGCCCTCCGGGACAACGACCCGCAGGCGGTCCAGGCGCTCCTGGCCGCCCCCACGACCCCCGCTGCGCTGCGGCAGGTCCTCGCCGCCGGGGGAATCCGCGCCGCGGTGAAGCGCGGCGTGGACGCGCAGAAAGCGGCCATTGCGGCGGCCGTGCAGGCCGGCGACGTCACGCCCCTGCTGAGCAGGCCGTCGCTGCCCCAGCCGCTCCGGGACGCCCTGGCCCACCTGCCCGCCGAGGCCCTCGCAACGCCCGAGGCCCGGGCGGCCACCCTGGCGGCGCTGACCGCACGGCTCGACGCGGCTGAACCCGCGGCAGCGGACGCCGCGGTGAACGCGGCCCTCAAGGACGCCCAGGGGCGCCTGGACGCCGCGCGACCCCAGGCCCTGAACGCGGCCCGCCACACCGCGCTGACGCAGGTCCTGGCGGGGCTGAACGCCACAGAGCAGCAGACCCTCCAGACCGCGCCGCGGCAGGCGCTGGACAAGATCCTGGCCGGTCTGGATGCCCAGGAGCCCGCCGTGCTCGCCTCCGCCCCGCAGCAGGCCCTGCACGCGGCCCTCGTCAAAGTGGACGTCGCGGAACAGACCGCCCTGAACACCGCGCCCCAGCAGGCCCTGAAGACCATCCTGGCGAACCTCGACGCCAAGGAGCAGCAGGCGCTCGCCACCACGCCCCGCGCGAGCCTGGCCAAGATCGTGAACGGCATCGACGACGCCAAGACGAAGGTCGTGCCGGTGATTGACAAGATCGGCACGGGCATCAAGCAGGCCTTCACGGACGCCGTGGAGTTGCTGTACCGGGTGGGGCTGATGGTCGCCGCCCTCTCCCTGGTCATCAGCCTGTTCCTCAAGGAAGCGCGGCCCCGCACGGTGACCCGCGAACAGGTGAAGGAGGACGAGCTGCGGTCCATCGAGGTCTGA
- a CDS encoding GNAT family N-acetyltransferase, translated as MTHPRRLMRLTLRPQTLPLIDGFTTRAFRTEDLPALAALMLDAYRGTVDFDEGASLDDAFHELHALKRGEYGMFMPSTSRLVDHDGRVVAAVLVTLWGEAPVPFVAFTMTAAAHKRKGLARLVLSSVINTLLEQGHQTLDLVVTRANTPAVQLYERLGFQDAPRPVSPKDTTG; from the coding sequence ATGACCCACCCCCGCCGCCTGATGCGCCTCACCCTCCGCCCGCAGACCCTCCCCCTGATCGATGGATTCACGACGCGCGCGTTCCGCACCGAGGACCTGCCCGCCCTGGCAGCCCTGATGCTCGACGCGTACCGGGGCACGGTCGACTTCGACGAGGGGGCTTCGCTTGACGACGCCTTCCATGAACTTCACGCGCTGAAGCGTGGTGAGTACGGCATGTTCATGCCCTCCACCTCACGGCTCGTCGATCACGATGGCCGGGTGGTCGCGGCGGTGCTGGTGACCCTGTGGGGCGAAGCGCCCGTCCCGTTCGTGGCGTTCACCATGACCGCCGCGGCCCACAAACGCAAAGGCCTGGCGCGGCTCGTCTTGAGCAGCGTCATCAACACGCTGCTTGAGCAGGGACACCAGACGCTGGATCTGGTGGTGACGCGCGCGAATACCCCCGCCGTTCAGCTGTACGAACGCCTGGGCTTCCAGGATGCCCCCCGCCCAGTCTCGCCGAAAGACACGACCGGGTGA
- a CDS encoding helix-turn-helix domain-containing protein, translating into MPSDAFLVRDPAAAKFLSDPARRRYLEPFLGMERSVPEVARGLHEHPNSVLYRVRQLQAVGLLHFVREVPRRGRPEKRYRAVADRFYLPFDATTHADVTHALTVDGTFVNTVLQRDIERWLHTHVGPGEWMLEFSGEGGRAHMRRVRTDGQPIGTLSAPDADFLDVFALGFPMSPADAALFREDLRALLTRYLRPASDSATSYSLRMLLVPHETP; encoded by the coding sequence GTGCCTTCTGACGCGTTTCTTGTTCGCGACCCGGCCGCCGCGAAGTTCCTGAGCGATCCCGCCCGCCGCCGCTACCTTGAACCGTTCCTCGGAATGGAGCGCAGCGTGCCGGAAGTCGCCCGAGGACTGCACGAGCACCCGAACAGCGTCCTGTACCGCGTCCGTCAATTGCAGGCGGTCGGCCTCCTGCACTTCGTCCGGGAAGTCCCTCGGCGTGGCCGCCCCGAAAAACGCTACCGCGCCGTCGCGGACCGCTTCTACCTCCCATTCGATGCCACGACCCACGCCGACGTGACGCACGCACTCACGGTCGACGGGACGTTCGTGAACACCGTCCTGCAGCGCGACATCGAGCGGTGGTTACACACGCACGTTGGGCCCGGCGAGTGGATGCTGGAGTTCAGCGGCGAGGGCGGCCGGGCGCACATGCGCCGCGTGCGGACTGACGGGCAGCCGATCGGGACGCTCTCCGCGCCGGATGCAGATTTCCTCGACGTGTTCGCGCTGGGGTTCCCCATGTCACCCGCGGATGCCGCGCTCTTCCGGGAGGATCTGCGCGCCCTGCTCACCCGGTACCTGCGTCCGGCCTCGGACAGCGCGACGTCCTACTCGCTGCGCATGCTGCTGGTCCCGCACGAGACGCCTTGA
- a CDS encoding DeoR/GlpR family DNA-binding transcription regulator encodes MSTTTDPDRLLLDDRRARILQDLQRDGRVLSTVLARRYAVSEDAIRRDLRELASQHLLKRVHGGALPVSNAFEPYAVRRVQEPRAKQDVAAAVARWVRPNQVLFLDGGSTLTEVIAHLPAGLNLTVITNNLHAAVALTDRPDIHGVLLGGTIDSASHITSGLRALEDIQAVRADACLLGVCGLHPEHGLTAAHQEEAQLKRAMVRQSAECAVVLTRDKLGTTAPYVVLPAADIDTLFIEPDVSGEQLAPYRQLGIQVLQ; translated from the coding sequence GTGAGCACCACCACCGATCCTGACCGCCTGTTGCTCGATGACCGGCGGGCACGGATTCTTCAGGACCTGCAGCGCGACGGCCGCGTCCTGAGCACGGTGCTCGCCCGCCGGTACGCGGTGTCCGAGGATGCCATCCGCCGGGACCTGCGTGAACTCGCCAGTCAGCACCTCCTCAAGCGCGTCCACGGCGGTGCCCTTCCCGTGTCCAACGCCTTTGAACCGTACGCCGTGCGACGCGTTCAGGAACCGCGCGCCAAGCAGGACGTTGCCGCGGCGGTTGCGCGCTGGGTGCGGCCGAACCAGGTGCTGTTCCTCGACGGTGGCAGCACCCTCACCGAGGTCATCGCGCACCTCCCCGCCGGGCTGAACCTCACGGTCATCACGAACAACCTGCACGCCGCCGTCGCGCTCACCGACCGCCCGGACATTCACGGGGTGCTGCTCGGCGGGACCATCGACAGCGCGAGCCACATCACCTCCGGCCTGCGCGCCCTGGAGGACATCCAGGCGGTTCGGGCGGACGCCTGCCTGCTGGGCGTGTGCGGCCTGCACCCCGAGCACGGCCTCACCGCCGCGCACCAAGAGGAAGCGCAGCTCAAGCGGGCGATGGTCCGTCAGTCCGCCGAGTGCGCGGTGGTGCTGACGCGCGACAAGCTCGGCACCACCGCCCCCTACGTGGTGCTGCCCGCCGCGGACATCGACACGCTGTTCATCGAACCGGACGTGAGCGGCGAGCAGCTCGCCCCGTACCGGCAGCTGGGCATCCAGGTCCTCCAGTAG
- a CDS encoding MFS transporter — MTHDDARLRLAPDATDTSRARQIAAARFAVRAVFFVNGLAMATWVVNIPRIRDHLGLNPATVGTALLGIAIGSLIAMPRTGHLTHRHGTRRVTVVAGVLAALTLLLPFLAPNLLTLFAALLVFGAANGVMDVAMNAQGVVVERAGHQPVMSSFHAAFSFGTLAGALLGSVLLGVGLAPLPHALIVSAAFLTLLAWAGRLMLPRHEDTTEPAPGDPAEATPARNGTGLVALLGVLCFLGMLGEGAIGDWSGLYSTDVLHVSGALVGASFTAFTLAMTVARLVGDGWRSRFGDARVVTVGALLSGVGLLLGLVTLHPLLAALGFLVFGIGVANVVPVLYGTAGHAFAARGIAQVASIGYAGFLAGPPLIGYVSHETSLRVGMIVIGASLLAVGGCAPLVYRRLSR; from the coding sequence ATGACCCATGACGACGCCCGCCTTCGCCTTGCCCCTGACGCCACAGACACCTCCCGCGCCCGCCAGATCGCGGCGGCCCGCTTCGCCGTCCGCGCCGTCTTCTTCGTCAACGGCCTCGCGATGGCCACCTGGGTCGTCAACATTCCCCGCATCCGGGACCACCTCGGCCTGAATCCCGCCACCGTCGGCACCGCCCTCCTCGGCATCGCCATCGGCAGCCTCATCGCCATGCCCCGCACCGGGCACCTCACGCACCGCCACGGCACCCGGCGCGTCACCGTGGTCGCGGGCGTGCTGGCGGCCCTCACGCTGCTGCTCCCCTTCCTCGCCCCCAACCTGTTGACACTGTTCGCTGCGCTGCTGGTGTTCGGCGCGGCGAACGGCGTGATGGACGTCGCCATGAACGCACAGGGCGTCGTGGTGGAACGCGCTGGACACCAGCCGGTGATGTCCAGCTTCCACGCGGCCTTCTCCTTCGGCACCCTCGCGGGCGCGCTGCTGGGCAGCGTCCTGCTCGGCGTGGGCCTCGCGCCCCTCCCGCACGCCCTGATTGTCAGCGCCGCGTTCCTCACCCTGCTCGCCTGGGCCGGCCGGCTCATGCTGCCCCGGCACGAGGACACCACCGAACCCGCACCGGGGGATCCGGCGGAGGCCACGCCTGCCCGGAACGGCACCGGTCTGGTGGCGCTGCTGGGCGTGCTGTGCTTCCTGGGGATGCTTGGTGAGGGCGCCATCGGCGACTGGAGCGGCCTGTACTCGACCGACGTCCTGCACGTGTCTGGCGCGCTGGTGGGCGCGTCTTTCACCGCCTTCACCCTCGCCATGACGGTGGCGCGCCTGGTCGGGGATGGCTGGCGCAGCCGGTTCGGGGACGCGCGCGTCGTGACCGTCGGCGCCCTCCTCAGTGGGGTGGGGCTGCTGCTGGGCCTGGTCACGTTGCATCCCCTGCTGGCCGCGCTGGGCTTCCTGGTGTTCGGTATCGGCGTCGCGAACGTGGTGCCTGTCCTGTACGGCACGGCCGGGCACGCCTTCGCCGCCAGGGGCATCGCGCAGGTCGCGAGCATCGGGTACGCCGGGTTCCTCGCGGGCCCCCCACTGATCGGGTACGTGTCGCATGAGACGTCGCTGCGGGTCGGCATGATCGTGATCGGGGCCAGCCTGTTGGCCGTGGGGGGGTGTGCGCCGCTGGTGTACCGCCGCCTGTCCCGCTGA